The Acidobacteriota bacterium genome includes a window with the following:
- a CDS encoding transposase, whose amino-acid sequence MPAGTVRIANQTVIVDTPPDPRTGATHLQLDPLDFIHAVTAQIPDRGQHLTRAYGFYSHRARGARTRARDTTHPEQDRPAGQSETPQPAAPSRASWPRLMKRILEIDPLLCVRCGARMKIVAFLTDPDVVHKITRPIEDGGGDDPFEARAPPP is encoded by the coding sequence GTGCCGGCCGGAACGGTCCGCATCGCCAACCAGACCGTCATCGTCGACACACCACCCGATCCGCGCACCGGAGCCACACACCTCCAACTCGATCCCCTCGACTTCATTCACGCGGTGACGGCCCAGATCCCTGACCGGGGCCAGCACCTCACCAGGGCCTACGGCTTCTACTCCCATCGAGCACGCGGAGCGCGGACGCGAGCACGCGATACCACCCACCCTGAGCAGGACCGGCCCGCCGGACAGAGCGAGACCCCGCAGCCTGCTGCTCCATCGCGAGCCTCGTGGCCCCGCTTGATGAAACGCATACTCGAAATCGATCCTCTACTTTGCGTCCGCTGCGGCGCGCGCATGAAGATCGTCGCTTTTCTCACAGATCCCGACGTCGTGCACAAGATCACGCGCCCCATTGAAGACGGCGGCGGCGATGACCCCTTCG